The Burkholderia cepacia genome includes a region encoding these proteins:
- a CDS encoding EF-hand domain-containing protein: MKNRFIVIAAALACGSLATAFSAFAQASDAAAPVRARQAQLGDPYVPPAARKPTAGTQTTGAALHAQVVRKLARQFSAADSQNTGSITESQARAAGLGYVANHFRQIDSSGNGRVSFADVQRYMQTRDANQQ, translated from the coding sequence ATGAAGAATCGATTTATCGTCATCGCCGCAGCGCTCGCCTGCGGCAGTCTCGCCACCGCGTTCTCCGCGTTCGCGCAGGCGAGCGACGCCGCCGCACCGGTGCGCGCGCGCCAGGCGCAGCTCGGCGATCCGTACGTGCCGCCGGCCGCGCGCAAGCCGACCGCCGGCACGCAGACGACGGGCGCCGCGCTGCATGCGCAGGTGGTGCGCAAGCTCGCGCGGCAGTTCAGCGCGGCCGACTCGCAGAACACGGGTTCGATCACCGAATCGCAGGCGCGCGCGGCCGGCCTCGGTTATGTCGCGAACCACTTCCGGCAGATCGACTCGAGCGGCAACGGCCGCGTGTCGTTCGCGGACGTACAGCGCTACATGCAGACGCGCGACGCGAACCAGCAATAA